In one Corallococcus sp. EGB genomic region, the following are encoded:
- the thiO gene encoding glycine oxidase ThiO, whose product MATSDVLVVGGGVMGCGIALRLRQAGARVTVLERSIPGAEASSAAGGILAPQWEADGPGPFFELCLRSRALYGGFAAELRELSGVDIAYRPCGLLRVAFDEADLHHVESTVGWQHGMGLRAELLDGKAARELEPHLSPAAVGAAHFPDDHQVDNRLLVRALTMAAARVGTVFKSGYVRGVVHEHGRAVGVDLDGEVLRADAVVLAAGSWSSLVQGAGVSAQAVRPARGQMVQLQTRLPLVERVVTSAKGYLVPRADGRIIAGSTMEHVGFDKQVTAAGLARILDMALELCPDLANAPITETWAGFRPWTEDALPYIGEGPSPGLFLATGHFRNGILLAPITAKLVAQAVLGEKPSVDLAPFRYDRGTKARA is encoded by the coding sequence ATGGCAACCTCCGACGTCCTCGTGGTGGGCGGTGGCGTGATGGGCTGTGGCATCGCGCTGAGACTCCGTCAGGCCGGCGCGCGCGTGACGGTGCTGGAACGCTCCATCCCCGGCGCCGAGGCCTCCAGCGCCGCGGGCGGCATCCTCGCGCCCCAGTGGGAGGCGGACGGCCCCGGCCCCTTCTTCGAGCTGTGCCTGCGAAGCCGCGCCCTCTACGGAGGCTTCGCCGCGGAGCTGCGTGAACTGTCCGGCGTGGACATCGCGTACCGGCCGTGCGGCCTCTTGCGCGTCGCGTTCGACGAAGCGGACCTCCACCACGTGGAGTCCACCGTGGGCTGGCAGCACGGCATGGGGCTGCGCGCGGAGCTTCTGGACGGCAAGGCCGCGCGCGAGCTGGAGCCGCACCTGTCCCCCGCCGCCGTGGGCGCCGCGCACTTCCCGGATGATCATCAGGTGGACAACCGGCTCCTCGTGCGCGCGCTCACCATGGCCGCCGCGCGCGTGGGCACGGTGTTCAAGAGCGGCTACGTGCGCGGCGTGGTGCACGAGCACGGCCGCGCGGTGGGCGTGGACCTGGACGGCGAGGTGCTGCGCGCGGACGCCGTGGTGCTGGCCGCGGGCTCGTGGTCGTCCCTGGTCCAGGGGGCGGGCGTGTCGGCGCAGGCGGTGCGCCCGGCGCGTGGACAGATGGTCCAGTTGCAGACGCGGCTGCCCCTCGTGGAGCGGGTGGTGACGTCCGCGAAGGGCTACCTGGTGCCGCGCGCGGACGGGCGGATCATCGCCGGGAGCACCATGGAGCATGTGGGCTTCGACAAGCAGGTGACGGCGGCGGGCCTGGCGCGGATCCTCGACATGGCCCTGGAGCTGTGCCCGGACCTGGCCAACGCCCCCATCACGGAGACCTGGGCCGGGTTCCGTCCCTGGACCGAGGACGCCCTGCCGTACATCGGGGAGGGCCCCTCGCCCGGCCTCTTCCTGGCCACCGGGCACTTCCGCAACGGCATCCTCCTGGCGCCCATCACCGCGAAGCTCGTCGCGCAGGCCGTGCTGGGGGAGAAGCCCTCGGTGGACCTCGCCCCCTTCCGGTACGACCGGGGGACGAAGGCGCGAGCCTGA
- the hisG gene encoding ATP phosphoribosyltransferase, producing MLKIALPNKGRLSEEVRELFNDAGLEVRARGERALTASLGGEFEAIFVRAQDIPEFVADGAAHAGVTGWDLVNEAGRELESLMDLEFGRCRLVVAARDDSGISRAEDVKDGMRVASCFPRLTQTFFQQRGQKVTVVPVSGAAEIAPHLGIADIVVDLTSTGSTLKMNGLREVATVLESSARLVAYPRNGVEARRALEELTQALGSVLAARGRRYLMANVPKTSLAQVREVLPGLNGPTVVDVMNGGHFVAVHAVVSSRNLYRTVNALKALGGQGILVTRIERLMA from the coding sequence ATGTTGAAGATTGCCCTGCCCAACAAAGGACGTCTGTCCGAGGAAGTGCGCGAGCTGTTCAACGACGCGGGCCTGGAGGTGCGCGCGCGAGGAGAGCGCGCCCTCACCGCGTCGCTGGGCGGCGAGTTCGAGGCCATCTTCGTCCGCGCCCAGGACATCCCGGAGTTCGTCGCGGACGGTGCCGCGCACGCGGGCGTCACCGGGTGGGACCTGGTGAACGAGGCCGGGCGCGAGCTGGAGTCGCTGATGGACCTGGAGTTCGGCCGCTGCCGGCTGGTGGTGGCCGCGCGCGACGACAGTGGCATCTCCCGCGCGGAGGACGTGAAGGACGGGATGCGGGTCGCCTCGTGCTTTCCGAGGCTGACGCAGACCTTCTTCCAGCAGCGCGGGCAGAAGGTGACGGTGGTGCCGGTGAGCGGCGCGGCGGAGATCGCCCCGCACCTGGGCATCGCGGACATCGTGGTGGACCTCACGTCCACGGGCTCCACGCTGAAGATGAATGGCTTGCGAGAGGTGGCCACCGTGCTGGAGTCCAGCGCCCGGCTGGTCGCGTATCCGCGCAACGGCGTGGAGGCGCGCCGGGCGCTGGAGGAGCTGACGCAGGCGCTGGGGTCGGTGCTGGCCGCGCGCGGGCGGCGCTACCTGATGGCCAACGTCCCGAAGACGTCCCTGGCGCAGGTGCGCGAGGTGCTGCCCGGCCTCAACGGCCCCACGGTGGTGGACGTGATGAACGGGGGCCACTTCGTCGCGGTGCACGCGGTGGTCTCGTCGCGGAACCTCTACCGCACGGTCAACGCGCTGAAGGCGCTGGGCGGGCAGGGCATCCTCGTCACGCGCATCGAGAGGTTGATGGCATGA
- the hisD gene encoding histidinol dehydrogenase — translation MSASVLKYQGALSALEPEARRRLLARTGESDALVASRVQTLIARVRTEGDRALFDFAREFDRVELTALEVPRARWSAALGSIPSEVREALTRAARNIARAHAAQRPQALEVETEPGVIVGRRPDPLSRVGVYAPGGRAVYPSSVLMGVVPAKVAGVGEVIVCSPPGPDGLPSAGVLAAAALADADRVFALGGAGAVAALAYGTQSVPRVDRIVGPGNAYVAAAKLQVVDAVAIDAPAGPSEILVVADASARPEAVARELLAQAEHDPEACCVALVVGASLALAVRDAVEQQARVARRGDIVLTALGSRGAVLRIDSLEEAWPFVSDFAPEHLLLATARPSEDLARVRNAGTVFVGQRASVAFGDYLTGANHVLPTAGLARAYSGLSVLDFYRWTTWQRVTPEAAAAMADDVGTLADSEGLFAHAAAARAWRMP, via the coding sequence ATGAGCGCATCGGTCCTCAAGTATCAGGGCGCGCTGTCCGCGCTGGAGCCCGAAGCGCGGCGGCGGTTGCTGGCGCGCACGGGAGAGTCGGATGCGCTCGTCGCTTCACGCGTCCAGACGCTGATTGCCCGCGTCCGGACGGAAGGCGACCGGGCCCTCTTCGACTTCGCTCGGGAGTTCGACCGCGTGGAGTTGACGGCGCTGGAGGTTCCTCGCGCCCGGTGGAGCGCGGCGCTGGGGTCGATTCCCTCCGAGGTGCGTGAGGCGCTGACCCGCGCGGCGCGCAACATCGCTCGGGCACACGCGGCGCAGCGGCCCCAGGCCCTCGAGGTGGAGACGGAGCCCGGCGTCATCGTGGGCCGCCGGCCGGACCCGCTGAGCCGTGTCGGCGTATACGCCCCCGGCGGCCGGGCGGTGTACCCCAGCAGCGTGCTCATGGGCGTGGTCCCCGCGAAGGTCGCGGGCGTGGGCGAGGTCATCGTCTGCTCACCGCCGGGACCGGACGGCCTGCCGAGCGCGGGCGTGCTCGCGGCGGCGGCGCTCGCGGACGCGGACCGGGTGTTCGCCTTGGGGGGCGCGGGCGCGGTGGCCGCGCTGGCCTATGGCACCCAGAGCGTTCCGCGCGTGGACCGCATCGTTGGACCAGGCAATGCGTACGTCGCGGCCGCGAAGCTCCAGGTGGTGGACGCCGTCGCCATCGACGCGCCCGCGGGCCCGAGCGAGATCCTCGTGGTCGCCGACGCGAGCGCCCGTCCGGAGGCCGTCGCGCGCGAATTGCTGGCCCAGGCGGAGCACGACCCGGAGGCGTGCTGCGTGGCGCTGGTGGTGGGGGCTTCGCTGGCGCTGGCGGTGCGGGACGCGGTGGAGCAGCAGGCCCGCGTCGCTCGGCGCGGCGACATCGTCCTGACGGCGCTGGGGAGCCGGGGCGCGGTGTTGCGCATCGACTCGCTGGAGGAGGCGTGGCCCTTCGTGTCGGACTTCGCGCCGGAGCACCTGTTGCTCGCGACGGCGCGGCCCTCGGAGGACCTGGCGCGGGTCCGCAACGCGGGCACGGTGTTCGTGGGACAGCGCGCGTCGGTGGCCTTCGGGGACTACCTCACCGGCGCGAACCACGTGCTGCCCACGGCGGGACTGGCCCGGGCGTACTCGGGGCTGAGCGTCTTGGACTTCTACCGGTGGACCACGTGGCAACGCGTGACACCGGAAGCAGCGGCGGCGATGGCGGACGACGTGGGAACGCTGGCGGACAGCGAGGGCCTCTTCGCCCACGCGGCCGCGGCCCGGGCCTGGAGGATGCCGTGA
- a CDS encoding histidinol-phosphate transaminase has product MIPFRDTYRDIPLYSPAKKPCRVDLGDNTNLFGAPPSAERVLREEGLLRLARYPASYAPDLKRAVAAYAGVAVENVTTGCGSDDVIDCALRAFLEPGDVVAFPDPTFVMVPMFARLSALKPVPVPLRSDHDVDVEGLLATGAKLFYVCTPNNPTGTVASRSALERLVDEAPGVVVIDQAYVEFARDGDFLDLARTRPNVLVTRTLSKAFGLAGVRVGWGVGAPSLVAEVEKARGPYKHTVLGEALAVSALTDDVPWMEACAAEAVENRERLRGALRALGLEPLPSEGNFLLVPVPDARWVGEALRERNVNVRVFEGLTGVGDALRIGCGPWPLMASALKALKEVL; this is encoded by the coding sequence GTGATTCCGTTTCGCGACACGTATCGGGACATCCCCCTGTACTCCCCGGCGAAGAAGCCGTGCCGGGTGGACCTGGGTGACAACACCAACCTCTTTGGCGCGCCTCCGTCCGCGGAACGCGTGCTGCGCGAGGAGGGCCTCCTGAGGTTGGCCCGCTATCCCGCCAGCTATGCGCCGGACCTGAAGCGCGCCGTGGCCGCCTACGCGGGCGTCGCGGTGGAGAACGTGACGACAGGCTGCGGATCCGACGACGTCATCGACTGCGCGCTGCGGGCCTTCCTGGAGCCTGGGGATGTCGTGGCCTTTCCGGATCCCACGTTCGTGATGGTCCCCATGTTTGCCCGGTTGAGCGCGCTCAAGCCGGTGCCCGTGCCGCTTCGGTCAGACCATGACGTGGATGTGGAGGGCCTGCTCGCCACGGGCGCGAAGCTCTTCTACGTGTGCACGCCGAACAATCCGACGGGCACCGTGGCCTCGCGCTCGGCGCTGGAGCGGCTGGTCGATGAGGCCCCGGGCGTGGTGGTCATTGATCAGGCCTATGTGGAGTTCGCGCGGGACGGAGACTTCCTCGACCTGGCGCGGACGCGGCCCAACGTCCTGGTGACGCGCACGCTGTCCAAGGCGTTCGGGCTCGCGGGCGTGCGGGTGGGGTGGGGCGTCGGGGCACCGTCGCTGGTCGCGGAGGTGGAGAAGGCCCGAGGCCCCTACAAACACACGGTGCTGGGTGAAGCCCTGGCCGTGTCCGCGCTCACGGATGACGTGCCCTGGATGGAGGCCTGCGCGGCGGAGGCGGTGGAGAACCGCGAGCGGCTGCGTGGCGCCTTGAGGGCACTGGGGCTGGAGCCGCTGCCATCGGAAGGGAACTTCCTCCTCGTCCCCGTGCCCGATGCCCGGTGGGTGGGGGAGGCGCTGCGGGAGCGCAACGTGAACGTGCGGGTGTTCGAAGGGCTCACGGGCGTGGGCGATGCGCTGCGCATCGGCTGCGGCCCCTGGCCCTTGATGGCTTCGGCGCTGAAGGCCCTGAAGGAGGTGCTGTGA
- the hisH gene encoding imidazole glycerol phosphate synthase subunit HisH has translation MRVTLFDYGAGNLHSLTKALATTPGADVRVQEEPLRALETDVLVLPGVGAFGAAAARLDPGREAMRRALDEGLPCLGICLGMQLLFEESDEGAGQGLGYFAGRVTRLAARHVPQIGWNDVDEDRALQSARLSTVYYAHSFVCRAVDAREVVGWTTHEGDRFPASVRRGNVLGVQFHPEKSSLAGVRFVQAFLQEVSP, from the coding sequence ATGCGGGTGACCCTGTTCGACTACGGCGCGGGCAATCTGCACTCGCTGACCAAGGCACTGGCCACCACGCCCGGCGCGGACGTGCGCGTGCAGGAGGAGCCACTGCGCGCGCTGGAGACCGACGTCCTCGTGCTGCCCGGCGTGGGGGCGTTCGGCGCGGCGGCGGCGCGGCTCGATCCGGGGCGCGAGGCGATGCGCAGGGCATTGGATGAAGGCCTGCCGTGCCTGGGCATCTGCCTGGGCATGCAGCTGCTCTTCGAGGAGAGCGATGAGGGGGCAGGGCAGGGACTCGGCTACTTCGCGGGCCGGGTGACCCGGCTGGCCGCGCGGCATGTGCCGCAGATTGGCTGGAACGACGTGGACGAGGACCGGGCGCTCCAGTCCGCCCGGTTGTCCACCGTGTACTACGCGCACAGCTTTGTCTGCCGTGCCGTGGATGCGCGAGAAGTGGTGGGCTGGACCACCCACGAGGGCGACCGGTTCCCCGCCTCCGTGCGGCGAGGCAACGTGCTGGGCGTGCAGTTCCACCCGGAGAAGTCCTCCCTCGCGGGCGTGCGCTTCGTGCAGGCGTTCCTCCAGGAGGTGTCCCCGTGA
- a CDS encoding HisA/HisF-related TIM barrel protein, with amino-acid sequence MIAIPAIDLREGACVQLVGGSYEAERVRVKDPLDALKQWLTLGFRTFHVVDLDAALGKGSNAGVVERLVSHAPGLTFTVGGGVRDASRVEAVLAGGASSVVVGTRAIEDLAWLTEVSERFPGRVVVAADVRGREVVTRGWTSGSSRDIRDVLSSLEPLPLGGLLVTAVHKEGQLGGVDLPLMEEVARSSPHRLYASGGVTTLEDLRALSKVGAAGAVVGMALYTGRLDARSVAREFTS; translated from the coding sequence GTGATTGCCATCCCGGCCATCGACCTGCGGGAGGGGGCCTGCGTGCAGCTCGTGGGAGGTTCCTATGAAGCGGAGCGCGTGCGCGTGAAGGATCCACTGGACGCCTTGAAGCAGTGGCTCACGCTGGGCTTCCGCACGTTCCATGTCGTGGACCTGGACGCGGCGCTGGGCAAGGGCTCCAACGCGGGCGTGGTGGAGCGGCTGGTATCGCATGCCCCGGGCCTCACCTTCACGGTGGGCGGCGGTGTTCGCGATGCGTCGCGCGTGGAGGCGGTGCTCGCGGGCGGAGCGTCCTCGGTCGTCGTGGGGACCCGCGCCATCGAGGACCTCGCCTGGCTCACGGAGGTCTCCGAGCGCTTCCCGGGCCGCGTGGTGGTCGCCGCGGACGTGAGGGGCCGCGAGGTCGTGACGCGCGGTTGGACGTCCGGCAGCTCGCGCGACATCCGCGACGTGCTGTCCTCGCTGGAGCCCCTGCCCCTGGGCGGACTGCTCGTCACGGCGGTGCACAAGGAGGGACAGCTGGGCGGCGTGGACCTGCCCTTGATGGAGGAGGTCGCCCGTTCGAGCCCGCACCGGCTCTACGCCTCCGGTGGCGTGACGACGCTGGAGGACCTCCGCGCGCTGTCGAAGGTGGGGGCCGCTGGAGCCGTCGTGGGCATGGCGCTCTACACAGGTCGGTTGGATGCGCGCTCGGTCGCGAGGGAGTTCACGTCATGA
- a CDS encoding imidazoleglycerol-phosphate dehydratase, which yields MSTVTTVVRETKETQVTVELARGTGVARVDTGLKFFDHMLATFARYAGLDLTLRARGDLRHHLMEDVAITLGTAVQRVIPATAARYGERTLPMDDALVQACLDAGGRFYYRGPLKSRLYEHWMRSFCEHARISLHLRVLRGRDSHHLTEAAFKALGLALRDAMVDSGVVFSMKGSVSLEVK from the coding sequence ATGAGCACCGTCACGACGGTGGTCCGCGAAACGAAGGAGACCCAGGTCACGGTGGAGCTGGCGCGTGGGACGGGCGTGGCCCGCGTGGACACGGGCCTCAAGTTCTTCGACCACATGCTCGCCACCTTCGCGCGCTACGCGGGCCTGGACCTGACCCTGCGGGCTCGCGGCGACCTGCGCCACCACCTGATGGAGGACGTGGCCATCACCCTGGGCACCGCCGTCCAGCGCGTCATCCCCGCCACCGCCGCGCGCTACGGCGAGCGCACCCTGCCCATGGACGATGCCCTGGTGCAGGCGTGTCTCGACGCGGGCGGGCGCTTCTACTACCGGGGCCCGTTGAAGAGCCGCCTCTATGAGCACTGGATGCGGTCCTTCTGCGAGCACGCGCGCATCTCGCTCCACCTGCGCGTGCTGCGCGGCCGCGACAGCCACCACCTCACCGAGGCGGCCTTCAAGGCGCTGGGGCTCGCGCTGCGCGACGCGATGGTGGACTCCGGCGTCGTCTTCAGCATGAAGGGCAGCGTCTCCCTGGAGGTGAAGTGA
- the hisF gene encoding imidazole glycerol phosphate synthase subunit HisF encodes MMLRRRIIVCLDVKGGRVVKGVQFEGLRDVGDPVELARRYEEAGADEVTFLDISASAEERQTLWDLVQRTAERLFIPLTVGGGVRTVDDVGRALRAGADKVSINSAAVATPALLTGCAERFGAQCVVASIDAKREGDRYRVYTHGGRRPTDLDAVAWAKECVRRGAGEVLLTSIDRDGARTGYDLELTRAVAEAVEVPVIASGGAGRAEHVSDALTLGAADAALVAGILHDGLTTVGALKSLLNDHGIAVRSTT; translated from the coding sequence GTGATGCTCCGCCGACGGATCATCGTCTGCCTGGACGTGAAGGGCGGCCGCGTGGTGAAGGGCGTCCAGTTCGAGGGCCTGCGCGACGTGGGCGACCCGGTGGAGCTGGCCCGGCGCTACGAAGAAGCCGGCGCGGACGAGGTGACCTTCCTGGACATCTCCGCGAGCGCCGAGGAGCGGCAGACGCTGTGGGACCTGGTCCAGCGCACCGCGGAGCGCCTCTTCATCCCGCTCACGGTAGGCGGGGGCGTGCGCACCGTGGACGACGTGGGACGCGCGCTGCGAGCCGGCGCGGACAAGGTGAGCATCAACTCCGCCGCCGTCGCCACGCCCGCGCTGCTCACCGGCTGCGCGGAGCGCTTCGGCGCCCAGTGCGTCGTGGCCAGCATCGACGCGAAGCGGGAGGGTGACCGCTACCGCGTCTATACGCACGGCGGAAGGCGGCCCACCGACCTGGACGCCGTGGCCTGGGCGAAGGAGTGCGTCCGGCGCGGCGCGGGCGAGGTGCTGCTCACCAGCATCGACCGCGATGGGGCTCGCACGGGCTATGACCTGGAGCTCACCCGGGCGGTGGCGGAGGCGGTGGAGGTCCCCGTCATCGCCTCCGGGGGCGCGGGCCGCGCGGAGCACGTGAGTGATGCGTTGACGCTCGGCGCGGCGGATGCGGCACTCGTCGCCGGTATCCTCCACGACGGCCTCACCACGGTGGGCGCCTTGAAGTCCCTGTTGAACGACCACGGCATCGCCGTCCGGAGCACGACATGA
- the hisN gene encoding histidinol-phosphatase, which yields MNADPRDLMEAAADVARKAGDVALDFFRRGIAVDTKSDGTPVTVADRTAEWTAREWLEARFPQDGILGEEFGESRPGAKRRWILDPIDGTKTFIRGVPLWGTLVAVAEGETILAGAAYFPAVNELLVASPGLGCFWNGSAARVSDQDSLARSVVLVTDERFLQNPAKGAAWRELSRQASVSRTWGDCYGYLLVATGRAEVMVDEGLSPWDAAALQPIIEEAGGVFTDWKGARTAFGGDGIATNAALAERVREVLRPGVQP from the coding sequence ATGAACGCCGACCCGCGAGACTTGATGGAGGCCGCCGCCGACGTGGCGCGCAAGGCCGGTGACGTGGCGCTGGATTTCTTCCGGCGCGGCATCGCCGTGGACACCAAGAGCGATGGAACCCCCGTGACGGTGGCGGACCGCACCGCCGAATGGACGGCCCGCGAGTGGCTGGAGGCGCGCTTCCCCCAGGACGGCATCCTGGGCGAGGAGTTCGGCGAGTCGCGTCCGGGCGCGAAGCGCCGGTGGATATTGGACCCCATCGACGGCACGAAGACCTTCATCCGCGGCGTGCCGCTGTGGGGCACGCTGGTCGCGGTGGCGGAAGGGGAGACCATCCTCGCGGGCGCGGCCTACTTCCCGGCCGTGAACGAGCTGCTCGTCGCGTCCCCGGGCCTGGGCTGCTTCTGGAACGGATCCGCGGCGCGCGTGTCGGATCAGGACTCGCTGGCCCGGTCCGTGGTGCTCGTCACCGACGAGCGCTTCCTCCAGAACCCCGCCAAGGGCGCGGCCTGGCGCGAGCTGTCCCGGCAGGCGTCCGTCTCCCGCACGTGGGGCGACTGCTACGGCTATCTCCTCGTCGCCACCGGCCGCGCGGAGGTCATGGTGGATGAAGGCCTGTCGCCCTGGGACGCGGCGGCCCTGCAGCCCATCATCGAGGAGGCCGGCGGCGTATTCACCGACTGGAAGGGTGCTCGCACCGCGTTCGGCGGAGACGGCATCGCGACCAACGCGGCGCTGGCCGAGCGCGTGCGCGAGGTGCTGCGCCCGGGAGTCCAGCCATGA
- the hisIE gene encoding bifunctional phosphoribosyl-AMP cyclohydrolase/phosphoribosyl-ATP diphosphatase HisIE: protein MTLDLSGLNFDKGQGLVTVVTQDASTGDVLMVAHADREALERTLATGEMHYRSRTRGLWHKGATSGNTQRVVTLTADCDGDAVLARVRKAGAACHTGEETCFGEGRWDALARLDATIAARAAGPHPEGAKPSHTRRLLEDRNLRLKKLGEEAAELVTALADADRHRAVEEAADVLFHVLVAVRPLGVTLDEVKAVLAARARPKVP, encoded by the coding sequence ATGACGCTGGACCTCTCCGGGCTGAACTTCGACAAGGGGCAAGGGCTGGTGACGGTGGTGACGCAGGACGCGAGCACCGGCGACGTCCTCATGGTGGCGCACGCCGACCGCGAGGCGCTGGAGCGCACGCTCGCCACCGGTGAGATGCACTACCGCTCCCGCACCCGCGGCCTCTGGCACAAGGGCGCCACCAGCGGAAACACCCAGCGCGTCGTCACCCTCACCGCGGACTGCGACGGCGACGCGGTGCTCGCGCGCGTGCGCAAGGCCGGCGCCGCGTGCCACACCGGCGAGGAGACCTGCTTCGGCGAAGGCCGCTGGGACGCGCTCGCGCGGTTGGACGCGACGATCGCCGCCCGCGCGGCGGGTCCCCATCCGGAAGGCGCGAAGCCCAGCCACACGCGGCGCCTGCTGGAGGACCGCAACCTGCGCCTGAAGAAGCTGGGAGAGGAGGCCGCGGAGCTCGTCACCGCCCTCGCGGACGCGGACCGGCACCGCGCCGTCGAGGAGGCCGCCGACGTGCTGTTCCACGTGCTCGTCGCGGTGCGTCCGCTGGGGGTGACGCTGGATGAGGTGAAGGCCGTCCTCGCCGCCCGCGCCCGGCCGAAGGTGCCCTGA
- a CDS encoding DofB protein has product MSATYQSELIDRVLFSRWHNPPTKDDVQAIMAQMEDATQRLGQNVLYIASISPKAKVPDATERAHLNQMVAEGRRYCEQSWLVYEGTDLQHNLQRVIISGVLILTRTFDNYLSVAKSADAIVKDVSTALKKDAAPIFRQARERGLIA; this is encoded by the coding sequence GTGTCTGCCACGTACCAATCCGAACTCATCGACCGCGTCCTGTTCTCGCGCTGGCACAACCCGCCGACGAAGGACGACGTCCAGGCCATCATGGCGCAGATGGAGGACGCGACGCAGCGGCTGGGACAGAACGTGCTCTACATCGCGTCCATCAGCCCGAAGGCGAAGGTTCCCGACGCGACCGAGCGCGCGCACCTGAACCAGATGGTGGCCGAGGGCCGCCGCTACTGTGAGCAGTCCTGGCTCGTGTACGAGGGCACGGACCTGCAGCACAACCTCCAGCGCGTCATCATCTCGGGCGTGCTCATCCTCACGCGCACGTTCGACAACTACCTGTCGGTCGCCAAGTCGGCGGACGCCATCGTGAAGGACGTCTCCACCGCCCTGAAGAAGGACGCGGCGCCCATCTTCCGCCAGGCGCGCGAGCGCGGCCTCATCGCCTGA
- the lpdA gene encoding dihydrolipoyl dehydrogenase, giving the protein MAETFDVVIIGSGPGGYVGAIRAAQLGLKTAIIEKDKRLGGTCLHRGCIPTKSLLWTASLFHHIKESSDFGIDVANPTVNWANAQKHKDKVVTKGANGIDFLMKKNKITVVKGHGRIAGKGKVEVTAEDGSKQTLETKNIIIATGSVPKSLPNVAVDHKRVMNSDSILTIDRIPKSIIVLGAGAVGCEFASVFNHVGSKTAIVEYMPALLPIEDADISKELDKIFRRRGIDVHTGSAVQKVEHTADGVRVTMTVGNETKTLEAEILLSAVGRSPVTDDVGLNKTAVQVDRGFIKVDTLCRTSEPNVYAIGDVIPTPMLAHMASAECVMVVEHIAGKNPAPINYDLTPSATYCYPEVASVGLTEKKAKERGYDVKVGIAPFGAVTKSAISNESVGLIKIVSDKKYDEVLGIHIIGPHATELLAEACVAMKLEITTEELAHTIHAHPTLSEIMHEGAEATLGHPLHF; this is encoded by the coding sequence GTGGCTGAGACTTTCGACGTGGTGATCATCGGCTCGGGTCCTGGCGGCTATGTGGGCGCCATCCGCGCGGCCCAGCTCGGGCTGAAGACGGCCATCATCGAAAAGGACAAGCGCCTGGGTGGCACGTGTCTGCACCGCGGCTGCATCCCCACCAAGTCGCTGCTGTGGACGGCGTCGCTCTTCCACCACATCAAGGAGTCGTCCGACTTCGGCATCGACGTGGCGAACCCGACCGTGAACTGGGCCAACGCCCAGAAGCACAAGGACAAGGTCGTCACGAAGGGCGCCAACGGCATCGACTTCCTGATGAAGAAGAACAAGATCACCGTGGTGAAGGGCCACGGCCGCATCGCGGGCAAGGGCAAGGTGGAGGTCACGGCGGAGGACGGCTCCAAGCAGACCCTGGAGACGAAGAACATCATCATCGCCACGGGCTCCGTGCCCAAGTCCCTGCCGAACGTGGCGGTGGACCACAAGCGGGTGATGAACAGTGACTCCATCCTGACCATCGACCGCATCCCCAAGAGCATCATCGTCCTGGGCGCGGGCGCGGTGGGCTGCGAGTTCGCCTCCGTGTTCAACCACGTGGGCAGCAAGACGGCCATCGTGGAGTACATGCCCGCGCTGCTCCCCATCGAGGACGCGGACATCTCCAAGGAGCTGGACAAGATCTTCCGCCGCCGCGGCATCGACGTGCACACGGGCTCGGCGGTGCAGAAGGTGGAGCACACGGCGGACGGCGTGCGCGTCACCATGACGGTGGGCAACGAGACCAAGACGCTGGAGGCCGAAATCCTCCTGTCGGCGGTGGGCCGCTCGCCCGTCACGGACGACGTGGGCCTGAACAAGACGGCGGTGCAGGTGGACCGCGGCTTCATCAAGGTCGACACGCTGTGCCGCACCAGCGAGCCCAACGTCTACGCCATTGGCGACGTCATCCCCACGCCGATGCTGGCCCACATGGCCAGCGCCGAGTGCGTGATGGTGGTGGAGCACATCGCCGGGAAGAACCCCGCGCCCATCAACTACGACCTGACCCCGTCCGCCACGTACTGCTACCCCGAGGTGGCGTCCGTGGGCCTCACGGAGAAGAAGGCCAAGGAGCGCGGCTACGACGTGAAGGTGGGCATCGCCCCCTTCGGCGCCGTCACGAAGTCGGCCATCTCCAACGAGTCGGTGGGCCTCATCAAGATCGTCTCCGACAAGAAGTACGACGAGGTGCTGGGCATCCACATCATCGGGCCGCACGCCACGGAGCTGCTCGCCGAGGCCTGCGTCGCGATGAAGCTGGAGATCACCACCGAGGAGCTGGCCCACACCATCCACGCGCACCCGACGCTCTCCGAGATCATGCACGAGGGCGCCGAGGCCACGCTGGGGCACCCGCTGCACTTCTAG